TAAAAAGTAAATTAGATTATGTATTTTAAATCCACTTTTTTCGAAGATTATCAAATCGACGACAAACGAGTAACTTTAGGCAGAACCATCACAGAAACTGACTTCGTGGTTCATGCCGGACATACGGGAGATTTCTTCCCGCACCATATGGATGAAGAATGGTGTAAAACACAACCCTTCGGACAAAGAATTGCACACGGAACTATGGTTTTCAGCATCGGAATTGGCTTAACGGCATCTGAAATTAATCCAGAAGCTTTTTCTAGAGGCTATGACAAAATGCGCTTTGTAAAACCTGTTCATATTGGTGACACTATTCACTCTGAAATTACGATTTCTGAAAAAGGCGAAGCTAAAAATCCAGAAATGGGAACCGTAACTGAACATGTAGAAATTATCAACCAACGAGGTGAAGTCGTTTTGGTATGTGATCACTTACTTTTGGTGAAGAAAAAATGATTTTTCTTCAAGTTGCAAAGGTGCAGAGGTGCAGAGGAACAGAGGTTTCTTTACTTTGAACTCATAATCTTTGCCACTTGAACTTCAATAAAAAAGTACCGCTGGGATAAAAGTTAAAAAAACTTTGAACCTTTGTCCCTTTG
The Flavobacterium humidisoli DNA segment above includes these coding regions:
- a CDS encoding MaoC/PaaZ C-terminal domain-containing protein, with translation MYFKSTFFEDYQIDDKRVTLGRTITETDFVVHAGHTGDFFPHHMDEEWCKTQPFGQRIAHGTMVFSIGIGLTASEINPEAFSRGYDKMRFVKPVHIGDTIHSEITISEKGEAKNPEMGTVTEHVEIINQRGEVVLVCDHLLLVKKK